From bacterium, one genomic window encodes:
- a CDS encoding OsmC family protein, with amino-acid sequence MAVVTVHSKEHLKQEIVSGKNRIIADEPVDFGGTDEGFDPYSLLLAALGACTSMTLKLYAINKGWDLQSVQVTLRHEKIHAEDCANCETKEGKIDRIWREITLEGNLSQDQKLRLREIARRCPVHRTLTSEISIVDT; translated from the coding sequence ATGGCAGTCGTAACGGTTCACTCTAAAGAACATTTGAAGCAGGAGATCGTTTCCGGAAAGAATCGCATCATTGCTGATGAACCGGTGGATTTCGGCGGAACAGATGAAGGATTCGATCCTTATTCGCTTTTGCTTGCCGCTCTTGGCGCCTGCACATCGATGACTTTGAAGCTCTATGCGATCAACAAAGGATGGGACTTGCAAAGTGTCCAGGTTACCCTGAGACATGAGAAAATTCATGCGGAGGATTGCGCAAACTGCGAAACAAAAGAGGGAAAGATTGACCGGATCTGGCGTGAAATCACTCTGGAAGGAAATCTTTCACAGGATCAAAAGCTGCGGCTGCGCGAAATCGCGAGGCGATGTCCTGTTCACCGAACGCTTACTTCTGAAATCAGCATCGTAGATACTTAG